From Erwinia sp. HDF1-3R, one genomic window encodes:
- the opgB gene encoding phosphatidylglycerol--membrane-oligosaccharide glycerophosphotransferase: protein MGSEMVSLILFIASVALYAWKGGRNRIWLSVIALLLGIYIILNASLVASNYFTGEGINDAVIYTITSSLSGAGISKYVLPAVGLIAGLVGLFLVLCWVLRLRKGHRHSLLYSLLAVILALASIQTTPAYQQVSSLIKSQAGKSSADFYAWYKVPHTHISGSKPNLVYIYAESLERTYFDEKAFPGLAPELGRIKNSAVDFSNTAQLPGTEYTIAGMVASQCGIPLFAPFDGNASSALSTFYPQNICLGDILKASGYQNYFYQGASLSFAGKDLFLSSHGFDHLYGFDELKSVVSDTRYRNDWGWYDDTLMDVVFDKYLALAKQNQPFSLFALTVDTHHPDGFISRSCQRKSYPWEGKANKSFAAVACSQEHIARLIARIQATPYFKNTIIVVSSDHLAMNNTAFKYLNQHPRSDLFFMLRGSEATSKTINVKRSTLDNGATVLDAMGGDNYIGLGRSSLSSTSLSAVYLNVKEKINQWKPDVIKLWNFPRAISDYRIDTDKNTFSFSGVHFKLPLLLSVKADKIEPKFDVYLATPLKQQLAAFAPDEKFVWVDRCYKMGDVWDEKLELNTRLCVADGTLSSPPEIAQIASGSTLGKVAFRGVGNSSDPRYQQAVTRLRIADDALKYTSDRILFALPGLPKQVLKVTGLSYIEPWGGRWSDANLMPAVSIEYLTPLPAEFTLTLTARAFGANAHQPFTLRVGGVSQQVTLGTRDTRVQLHFSNPSQARTLEILPPTPEETTEGAVDGFAARKLGIGLVSLQIEPSPRI from the coding sequence ATGGGTTCAGAAATGGTTTCACTGATACTCTTTATTGCTTCTGTCGCGCTCTATGCGTGGAAAGGCGGCAGAAACAGAATCTGGCTGTCGGTGATCGCCTTGTTGCTGGGCATCTATATCATTCTTAATGCCTCACTGGTGGCAAGTAACTACTTTACGGGTGAAGGCATTAATGATGCGGTGATCTACACCATTACCAGCAGCCTGAGCGGGGCGGGCATCAGCAAATACGTTCTGCCCGCCGTCGGGCTGATTGCGGGCCTGGTAGGCCTGTTTCTCGTTTTATGCTGGGTGCTACGCCTGCGAAAGGGGCATCGACACAGCCTGCTGTACAGCCTGCTGGCCGTTATCCTGGCGCTGGCTTCAATTCAAACCACCCCGGCGTATCAGCAGGTTTCCAGCCTGATCAAGTCACAAGCGGGCAAAAGCAGCGCCGATTTTTACGCCTGGTACAAAGTTCCGCATACGCACATCAGCGGCAGCAAACCCAATCTGGTCTACATCTATGCCGAGAGCCTGGAGCGCACCTACTTTGATGAAAAGGCGTTTCCCGGGCTGGCCCCGGAGCTGGGCCGCATAAAAAACAGCGCCGTTGATTTCAGTAACACCGCGCAGCTTCCCGGCACCGAATACACCATTGCCGGTATGGTGGCCTCGCAGTGTGGCATTCCGCTGTTTGCCCCCTTTGACGGCAACGCCTCCAGCGCGCTCTCAACCTTTTATCCGCAAAACATCTGTCTGGGCGATATTCTCAAAGCCTCCGGCTACCAGAACTATTTCTACCAGGGTGCCAGCCTGAGCTTTGCCGGTAAGGATCTGTTCCTCTCCTCCCACGGCTTCGATCATCTTTATGGCTTTGACGAACTGAAAAGCGTGGTCAGCGATACCCGCTACCGCAACGACTGGGGCTGGTATGACGACACGCTGATGGATGTGGTGTTCGACAAGTACCTGGCGCTGGCGAAGCAAAACCAGCCCTTTTCGCTGTTTGCCCTGACGGTAGATACGCACCATCCTGACGGCTTTATTTCCCGTAGCTGCCAGCGTAAGAGCTACCCGTGGGAGGGAAAAGCCAACAAGTCCTTCGCCGCCGTGGCCTGTAGCCAGGAACATATTGCCCGGTTAATCGCCCGCATCCAGGCGACCCCTTATTTCAAAAATACGATTATTGTGGTCAGCTCGGATCACCTGGCAATGAACAATACCGCCTTTAAATACCTCAACCAGCATCCCCGTAGCGATCTGTTCTTTATGCTGCGCGGCAGCGAGGCCACCAGCAAAACCATTAACGTGAAGCGCAGCACGCTGGATAATGGTGCCACCGTGCTGGATGCGATGGGCGGTGATAACTATATAGGCCTGGGGCGCAGCAGCCTCTCGTCAACGTCCCTCTCAGCCGTTTATCTGAACGTGAAGGAGAAAATTAATCAGTGGAAACCGGACGTCATTAAGCTGTGGAATTTTCCGCGGGCTATCTCGGATTACAGAATTGATACCGATAAAAATACCTTTAGCTTCTCCGGCGTACACTTCAAGCTGCCGCTGCTGCTCTCGGTAAAAGCCGATAAAATTGAGCCAAAATTTGACGTTTACCTGGCCACGCCGCTTAAACAGCAGCTTGCCGCATTCGCCCCGGATGAGAAATTTGTCTGGGTAGACCGCTGCTACAAAATGGGAGACGTCTGGGACGAGAAGCTGGAGCTGAATACCCGTCTGTGCGTGGCGGACGGCACTTTAAGTTCGCCCCCTGAGATAGCCCAAATCGCCTCCGGCTCAACGCTGGGCAAGGTCGCTTTCCGCGGCGTGGGCAACAGCAGTGACCCGCGCTATCAGCAGGCAGTGACCCGCCTGCGCATCGCTGATGATGCGCTGAAATATACCTCAGACCGCATCCTGTTTGCTCTGCCGGGGCTGCCAAAGCAGGTGCTGAAGGTCACGGGGCTCTCCTATATCGAACCCTGGGGTGGACGCTGGTCCGATGCTAACCTCATGCCCGCAGTCAGCATTGAGTATCTGACTCCATTGCCTGCTGAATTCACGCTGACGCTGACCGCGCGGGCTTTTGGTGCCAATGCCCACCAGCCCTTTACCCTCCGGGTCGGCGGGGTATCGCAGCAGGTGACGCTGGGCACCCGCGACACCCGCGTACAGCTGCATTTCAGTAACCCCTCCCAGGCCCGCACCCTTGAGATCCTGCCGCCGACGCCCGAAGAGACAACGGAAGGCGCGGTGGACGGTTTTGCAGCCCGCAAGCTGGGCATCGGCCTGGTCAGCCTGCAGATTGAACCCAGCCCCCGGATCTGA
- a CDS encoding phospholipase translates to MSFIEDVKVKLNALGLFNSETTLPNYIRLIDTPHIFGLPFNQQIMDQSIKRKDDFERSMEEIIQKAVYRCDVTSLHSPDPEWGKVILRSMDVCLSQKMGRTHPVQFRFLFGNTPYNLLFPADDLIDFQASLLRLVRDRSQDWEIDPEIYIGIFSRIGAGVISALTSKLISDEILDSEDNTKMTWNHVKVIAIDGSETLAGGHNLKMDLLTSYPPVHDISAVIHGQAALGSQLYLNELWSCGRDLLSKNFLDTNKLSWRDVTSSQIADPLAQGTKGYHTLQQRWDYLIKLHQNFTVHDNLTGDVSYRKDANVDDFKAPLFELPQPYTTYTNINEYRLADRVLCLGKYWTGPNNDDDFKIGAEVMKETLIKGAKKIIRMSQQDLISAWKNNWKEHHVCIWLIEALLANPELEVQVIVSPLDASAGSSGDQYSFGSGSQRTMDLFRYYMTHDVETDKLIPDPDAKIASALTRIKIAPLYFTDKVDKNHQLEGVNYKWPDAPENSYTATLKRPPLTVQPPSKGNIGSSAMALIHASGFFYPKVTPAPGNHAKITIIDDELYLIGSDNMYPGYLSEIDFMIEGKQAVDELLKSYWHPIWKYSSQHAAK, encoded by the coding sequence ATGAGCTTTATTGAAGACGTGAAGGTAAAATTGAATGCGCTTGGTCTGTTTAATAGCGAGACAACGCTTCCTAACTATATCAGATTGATAGATACCCCTCATATTTTTGGACTTCCATTTAATCAACAAATAATGGATCAATCGATTAAAAGAAAAGATGATTTTGAACGTTCAATGGAGGAAATCATTCAAAAAGCAGTTTATCGCTGTGATGTCACTTCGTTGCACAGCCCTGATCCTGAATGGGGTAAAGTAATTTTACGTTCAATGGATGTCTGTTTGTCACAAAAAATGGGAAGAACACACCCAGTACAATTCCGCTTTTTATTCGGAAACACACCTTACAACCTTCTATTTCCAGCCGATGACCTGATTGATTTCCAGGCGTCATTGCTTCGTTTAGTTCGGGATCGTTCTCAAGACTGGGAAATTGATCCAGAAATTTATATTGGTATTTTCTCCCGTATTGGTGCTGGAGTTATCAGCGCATTAACGAGTAAATTAATTTCAGACGAAATATTAGATTCTGAAGACAATACCAAAATGACCTGGAACCATGTAAAAGTAATTGCTATTGATGGATCTGAAACACTGGCAGGCGGTCACAATTTGAAAATGGATTTGCTTACTAGCTATCCTCCTGTACATGACATTTCAGCTGTCATTCATGGTCAAGCCGCATTAGGTTCTCAACTATACCTTAATGAACTTTGGAGCTGTGGGAGGGATTTACTCTCTAAAAACTTCCTTGATACAAATAAATTATCCTGGAGAGATGTAACCTCATCACAGATAGCCGATCCATTAGCACAAGGCACTAAAGGTTATCATACATTGCAACAACGATGGGATTACCTTATCAAATTACATCAAAACTTTACTGTGCATGATAATCTGACAGGTGATGTTAGCTATCGCAAAGATGCAAATGTAGATGACTTTAAAGCGCCCTTATTTGAACTTCCTCAGCCTTACACTACTTATACAAATATTAATGAGTATAGATTAGCTGACAGGGTGCTTTGTTTAGGTAAATACTGGACTGGTCCTAATAATGATGATGATTTTAAAATTGGAGCAGAAGTTATGAAAGAAACCCTAATTAAAGGAGCTAAAAAAATCATTAGAATGTCTCAACAGGATCTAATCAGTGCATGGAAAAATAATTGGAAAGAGCACCACGTTTGTATTTGGTTAATTGAAGCTCTGTTAGCTAATCCTGAGTTAGAAGTGCAGGTTATAGTATCACCACTTGATGCATCAGCTGGATCTTCAGGAGACCAATACTCTTTTGGATCGGGTTCGCAAAGAACTATGGATTTGTTTCGTTATTATATGACTCATGATGTTGAAACAGATAAACTGATTCCGGATCCTGATGCAAAAATAGCAAGCGCGCTTACCCGAATAAAGATAGCACCATTATATTTCACAGATAAAGTTGATAAAAACCACCAATTAGAAGGTGTTAATTACAAATGGCCCGATGCACCTGAAAATTCGTATACGGCTACACTTAAACGCCCCCCCCTAACTGTGCAACCACCATCAAAAGGGAATATTGGTAGTTCCGCTATGGCCCTTATCCATGCTTCAGGTTTTTTCTATCCTAAAGTTACTCCAGCGCCAGGGAACCATGCAAAAATAACGATTATAGATGATGAACTTTATCTCATAGGTTCCGATAATATGTATCCCGGCTATCTTTCAGAAATTGATTTTATGATCGAGGGGAAACAAGCTGTTGATGAGTTGCTTAAGTCATACTGGCACCCAATCTGGAAATATTCCAGCCAACATGCAGCAAAATAA
- a CDS encoding methyl-accepting chemotaxis protein, with amino-acid sequence MALFSNMKVGARLGGAFSLIVMLLIIVSVTATVKIGNINKAIESIVNDRYIKVRLAFDVRDGVNEQIKYLRGMVIDTTRPQFNVKRFTQLDNATRKTNEAINGLVKIQVTPGGKKKIQAVQEAAAAFEQSKAALITLVKSGNQDAAAEYVLLKITSAQNAYLDLAQKFAQSQSQQLQGEGAIALSEGSMAITITLIFSCIAVIAAIILGYVLTRSIVLPLRDAVKVAENVAAGDLRTVFKAASRDETGQLMMALKNMNDNLLRIVTEVRNGTDLIATASSEISNGNMDLSSRTEQQASSLEETASAMEQMTSTVKQNADNARQANELAAQASRVAVQSGAAVNQVVTTMDMINGSSRKIVDIISVIDGIAFQTNILALNAAVEAARAGEQGRGFAVVAAEVRSLAQRSASAAKEIAQLIEDSVSKVDEGGKQVAKAGSTMQEVLASVKSVTEIMGEISIASNEQSTGIDEINMAITQMDQVTQQNASLVQESASAAHSLQEQAVQLSQAISIFKLTDTHYTARA; translated from the coding sequence ATGGCACTATTCAGTAATATGAAAGTCGGAGCTCGCCTCGGCGGAGCCTTTAGTCTTATTGTGATGCTTTTAATAATTGTGAGCGTTACTGCTACGGTAAAAATTGGCAATATTAATAAAGCGATCGAAAGTATTGTTAACGATCGCTATATCAAAGTCCGACTGGCGTTTGACGTGCGCGATGGGGTCAACGAACAGATTAAATATCTGCGCGGTATGGTGATTGATACCACCCGGCCACAGTTCAACGTAAAACGCTTTACCCAGCTTGATAATGCCACCCGGAAAACCAATGAGGCGATCAACGGCCTGGTTAAGATTCAGGTCACGCCGGGCGGGAAGAAAAAAATCCAGGCGGTACAGGAAGCCGCCGCCGCGTTTGAACAATCTAAAGCCGCGCTGATCACACTGGTAAAGAGTGGCAATCAGGATGCAGCGGCAGAGTATGTGTTGTTAAAAATCACCTCGGCACAGAATGCCTATCTGGATCTGGCACAAAAGTTTGCCCAGTCGCAGTCGCAGCAGCTACAGGGTGAAGGCGCCATTGCCCTCTCCGAAGGCTCAATGGCCATTACCATTACCCTGATTTTCTCCTGCATCGCGGTCATTGCGGCGATTATCCTCGGTTATGTCCTGACCCGTTCTATTGTGCTGCCGCTGCGTGATGCGGTGAAGGTGGCGGAAAATGTTGCAGCTGGCGATCTGCGTACGGTCTTCAAGGCCGCCTCACGCGATGAAACCGGTCAGCTGATGATGGCGCTGAAAAACATGAATGATAATCTGCTGCGCATCGTGACGGAAGTGCGCAACGGCACGGACCTGATTGCTACCGCCTCCAGCGAGATCTCCAACGGTAATATGGATCTCTCCTCCCGCACCGAGCAGCAGGCCAGCTCGCTGGAAGAGACGGCCTCGGCGATGGAGCAGATGACTTCAACCGTTAAGCAGAACGCGGACAACGCCCGCCAGGCGAATGAGCTGGCGGCTCAGGCCTCACGCGTAGCGGTGCAAAGCGGAGCAGCGGTTAATCAGGTGGTCACCACCATGGATATGATTAATGGCTCATCGCGGAAAATCGTCGATATCATCAGCGTCATTGATGGCATTGCTTTCCAGACCAATATCCTGGCGCTCAATGCGGCGGTGGAAGCGGCCCGCGCGGGCGAACAGGGTCGCGGTTTTGCCGTGGTGGCGGCAGAGGTGCGCAGCCTGGCCCAGCGGTCGGCGTCGGCGGCAAAAGAGATCGCCCAGCTGATTGAGGACTCGGTTTCAAAAGTGGATGAAGGCGGCAAGCAGGTTGCCAAAGCGGGCTCAACCATGCAGGAAGTGCTGGCCAGCGTGAAAAGCGTGACGGAAATTATGGGTGAAATTTCGATCGCCAGCAATGAACAGAGCACCGGCATTGATGAGATTAATATGGCCATCACCCAAATGGATCAGGTGACCCAGCAGAACGCCTCGCTGGTGCAGGAGTCAGCTTCGGCGGCGCATTCACTACAGGAACAGGCCGTACAGCTCTCCCAGGCTATTAGTATCTTCAAACTGACCGATACGCATTACACCGCCAGGGCGTAA
- a CDS encoding tautomerase family protein has protein sequence MPLLQFDVIQGRSESEMRTLLDAAHRAVLTAFQVPARDRYQIVHENKAYQMVFEDTGLGLTRTDNLVMVRVFTSPRSDEQKQFFMKELCRELQESCGIAGSDVMISFITNAKGDWSFGNGNAQYVTGEL, from the coding sequence ATGCCTTTACTTCAATTTGATGTGATTCAGGGTCGCTCCGAATCTGAGATGAGAACGCTGCTGGATGCGGCCCACCGCGCCGTATTAACCGCCTTTCAGGTCCCGGCGCGCGATCGCTACCAGATTGTTCACGAGAACAAAGCTTACCAGATGGTTTTTGAGGATACGGGCCTTGGCCTGACGCGCACCGACAACCTGGTGATGGTCAGAGTCTTTACCAGCCCACGCAGCGACGAACAGAAGCAGTTTTTTATGAAGGAGCTGTGTCGCGAATTGCAGGAGAGCTGCGGTATTGCCGGAAGCGACGTGATGATTAGCTTTATCACCAATGCCAAAGGGGACTGGAGCTTCGGCAACGGCAACGCGCAGTACGTCACCGGCGAGCTATGA
- the mug gene encoding G/U mismatch-specific DNA glycosylase: MSDITEHDITDILAPGLRVVFCGINPGKSSAHKGFHFAHGGNRFWKTIWQAGFTPVQLKPEEEYKLLDSRCGITMLVERPTREATELSRLELRDGGRALQEKIAHFQPDALAVLGKQAWQQASGVSKVAWGRQPHRMGVTEVWVLPNPSGLNRASQDELSAAYRELERSLAERGL, from the coding sequence ATGAGCGACATCACGGAGCACGACATCACCGATATTCTGGCTCCCGGCTTGAGGGTAGTCTTCTGCGGTATCAATCCCGGCAAGTCGTCGGCGCATAAAGGCTTCCATTTTGCCCACGGCGGAAATCGCTTCTGGAAAACGATTTGGCAGGCCGGGTTTACTCCGGTGCAGCTTAAGCCGGAGGAGGAGTATAAGCTGCTGGACAGCCGCTGTGGCATTACCATGCTGGTTGAACGGCCCACCCGGGAAGCCACGGAGCTATCCCGCCTGGAGCTGCGTGATGGGGGCCGGGCGCTGCAGGAGAAAATCGCTCACTTCCAGCCCGACGCGCTGGCCGTGCTGGGCAAGCAGGCCTGGCAACAGGCGTCTGGCGTCAGTAAAGTCGCGTGGGGCCGACAGCCGCACCGTATGGGCGTGACGGAGGTCTGGGTGCTGCCCAATCCCAGCGGCTTGAATCGCGCCTCACAGGATGAGCTGTCGGCCGCCTACCGCGAGCTTGAGCGTTCACTGGCTGAACGGGGCCTGTGA
- a CDS encoding WD40 repeat domain-containing protein, translated as MKSDTRYGLIAVDKQGSNVLFLNPETFAVERELNAFPPRPHELLILPKQHKAYVPIFGDGIHGDNPHPGHKIAVIDLLQRELTGFIDVSPQESPHTARLGQDGYVYQCCENSAAILVIDPESDTIINRIAVPSHNAHRLTILPSGQKLFTDNEEDGTITVVKLAEGQGKVIENIAMPGSVNGIAASPVLPYIVATDGDRPQLHVLDAQTHSLLQTLTLTGHQKASQLVRFSEDGSLLVVIGDQEPVISLFDGKLNPLGQVAVGHKPMDGCFSPDNRTLLIANEDDGTLSVIDIASLKVIATPSVGKGCEVLSYFRLPD; from the coding sequence GTGAAGTCTGACACCCGTTATGGTCTGATTGCCGTTGATAAGCAGGGCAGCAATGTCCTGTTTCTCAACCCTGAAACCTTTGCCGTCGAGCGTGAGCTTAACGCCTTCCCGCCCCGTCCACACGAGCTGTTGATCCTGCCGAAACAGCATAAGGCCTATGTCCCGATCTTCGGTGACGGTATTCACGGCGATAATCCCCATCCGGGCCATAAGATCGCGGTAATCGATCTGCTTCAACGCGAGCTGACGGGTTTTATCGACGTCAGTCCACAGGAATCACCGCACACGGCGCGCCTGGGACAGGATGGCTACGTCTATCAGTGCTGTGAAAACAGCGCCGCGATTCTGGTCATCGATCCTGAGAGCGATACCATCATCAACAGGATCGCGGTGCCGTCGCACAATGCTCATCGCTTAACGATCCTCCCTTCCGGCCAGAAGCTGTTTACCGATAATGAAGAGGATGGGACCATCACCGTGGTTAAGCTGGCAGAGGGACAGGGGAAGGTGATTGAAAATATCGCCATGCCCGGCTCCGTCAACGGTATTGCCGCTTCGCCGGTGTTGCCTTATATCGTGGCAACGGATGGCGATCGCCCCCAGCTGCACGTACTGGACGCACAAACCCACAGTCTGTTGCAGACGCTGACCCTTACCGGCCATCAGAAGGCCAGCCAGCTGGTGCGCTTTAGCGAGGATGGTTCGCTGCTGGTGGTAATTGGCGATCAGGAGCCGGTAATCAGCCTGTTTGATGGCAAACTTAATCCGCTGGGGCAGGTCGCTGTGGGACATAAGCCGATGGATGGCTGCTTCAGCCCGGATAACCGCACGCTGCTGATTGCTAACGAGGATGACGGTACGCTGAGCGTGATTGATATCGCCAGCCTGAAGGTGATCGCCACTCCGTCAGTAGGGAAGGGGTGTGAAGTGCTCAGCTATTTTCGTTTACCTGACTGA
- a CDS encoding heme-degrading domain-containing protein yields the protein MSAVPSLEILQEQEKRVRLNHFGFGSAWTLGQAIRNRAASENLPVAIEVYAFGQVLFSAALSGSSIENMEWVARKRNTTLRNGRASLYTGLLNEAAGKRMDEMTFIDQQRYTDHGGSVPLLLVGGGVIGAVTVSGLPAHEDHALALWGIEQIL from the coding sequence ATGTCTGCCGTCCCCAGTCTGGAGATCCTGCAGGAGCAGGAAAAACGTGTACGTCTGAATCATTTTGGTTTTGGTAGTGCCTGGACACTGGGACAGGCCATCCGCAACCGGGCCGCCAGTGAAAATCTACCGGTTGCCATTGAGGTGTATGCCTTTGGCCAGGTGCTGTTCAGCGCTGCATTATCCGGGTCGAGCATAGAAAACATGGAATGGGTCGCCCGCAAGCGCAATACCACCCTGCGCAATGGCCGCGCCTCACTCTATACCGGTCTGCTTAATGAGGCCGCTGGTAAGCGGATGGATGAGATGACGTTTATCGATCAGCAGCGCTACACCGATCACGGCGGCAGCGTGCCTTTACTCCTGGTTGGCGGCGGCGTTATCGGGGCTGTTACCGTCAGCGGACTGCCCGCGCATGAGGATCACGCACTGGCGCTGTGGGGTATTGAGCAAATTTTGTAA
- a CDS encoding helix-turn-helix domain-containing protein: protein MLEINLENKAFICKYGLSTSLTNKELALLLIFIDNKSTCLTHELITSALWDKKCNLEDNLFQLIFSLRKKLKKIGVFDLISNVRGVGYIFDKNDLFSIIKNSPRDLTIIYNKNLSDSEDNTKIGFFYLNKLFDMLCRLFLKNKAENNIYKKCESPDIQLKIIELCEKLGF, encoded by the coding sequence ATGCTTGAGATAAACTTAGAAAATAAAGCATTTATTTGTAAATATGGATTATCCACCAGCCTGACAAATAAAGAACTGGCATTATTGTTGATTTTTATTGACAACAAATCCACATGCTTGACACATGAATTAATCACTTCCGCCTTATGGGATAAAAAGTGTAATCTTGAGGATAATTTGTTCCAATTAATATTCAGCTTAAGGAAGAAGCTAAAAAAAATTGGTGTATTTGATTTAATATCAAATGTCAGGGGGGTGGGTTATATCTTCGATAAAAATGATTTATTTTCAATAATAAAAAACTCACCACGCGATTTAACAATAATTTATAATAAAAACCTCTCTGATAGCGAAGACAATACAAAAATTGGTTTTTTTTATTTGAATAAGCTTTTTGACATGTTATGCCGTTTGTTTCTAAAAAATAAAGCTGAGAACAACATTTATAAGAAATGTGAATCCCCTGATATTCAGCTAAAAATAATTGAACTTTGTGAAAAGCTTGGCTTTTAA
- a CDS encoding autotransporter domain-containing protein, protein MRVLTRAIALGLAVGSASFAAHAEITLIKQDPQAGDPLSRLNFTVGGSIRPQFNNLTGDDGKNAYKRNGFDGGTRFRFLADYYLFDDISWVGYYELGVNIPAVFDWDNHHADGAHDTSRRMLYTGFQSKTWGKLTFGQQNSVYYDVVGSKTDVWDYDMLAQAPGNGINGDYDGSYRSRKMLKYKNTYGAADVYASYLFADNEYLPGNGLRYKRQGGGSLGVDYHLTKDVTWGAAWNYTDAEMRNPANNGSKSYNQNIYGTSISWKPDSWTFSFGGGYYQNFLTTHKKDVNNYFAGDAWGIEYMAGYTIPVGQYGLKTFMPYVMGDRLEYVNDRDYLRIDNGVGVTFQLDYGFRVDYEHVFTSSTDNLGDMNLVRLRYDF, encoded by the coding sequence ATGCGCGTTTTAACCCGAGCCATTGCGCTGGGGCTGGCAGTTGGTAGTGCATCTTTTGCGGCACACGCAGAAATAACCCTTATTAAGCAGGATCCGCAGGCGGGTGACCCACTCAGCCGCCTGAACTTTACCGTTGGCGGCAGTATCCGTCCACAGTTCAACAACCTGACCGGTGATGACGGTAAAAACGCTTACAAGCGTAACGGCTTCGACGGCGGCACACGTTTTCGTTTCCTCGCCGATTACTATCTGTTTGATGACATCAGCTGGGTAGGCTATTACGAACTGGGTGTGAATATTCCGGCGGTATTTGACTGGGATAACCACCATGCCGACGGCGCACACGATACCAGCCGTCGTATGCTTTATACCGGCTTCCAGAGCAAAACCTGGGGTAAACTGACTTTCGGCCAGCAGAACAGCGTCTATTACGACGTAGTCGGTTCTAAAACCGACGTCTGGGATTACGATATGCTCGCTCAGGCACCTGGCAACGGCATTAACGGCGACTACGATGGTTCGTACCGCTCACGTAAGATGCTGAAATATAAAAACACCTATGGCGCAGCGGATGTCTATGCCTCTTATCTGTTCGCCGATAACGAGTATCTGCCGGGCAACGGCCTGCGCTATAAGCGTCAGGGCGGCGGCTCGCTGGGCGTGGATTATCACCTGACGAAAGATGTGACCTGGGGCGCGGCGTGGAACTATACCGATGCCGAAATGCGTAATCCGGCGAACAACGGGTCAAAATCCTATAATCAGAATATTTACGGCACCTCCATCAGCTGGAAGCCGGATAGCTGGACCTTCTCGTTTGGCGGCGGTTACTACCAGAACTTCCTGACCACCCATAAAAAGGATGTGAACAACTACTTCGCCGGTGACGCGTGGGGTATTGAATACATGGCGGGTTATACCATTCCGGTGGGCCAGTACGGTCTGAAGACCTTTATGCCTTACGTGATGGGCGACCGCCTGGAATACGTTAACGATCGCGACTATCTGCGCATCGACAACGGCGTTGGCGTCACCTTCCAGCTGGATTACGGCTTCCGTGTTGACTACGAACACGTATTCACCTCCAGCACCGACAACCTGGGTGATATGAACCTGGTACGTCTGCGCTACGACTTCTAA